Below is a genomic region from Pseudocalidococcus azoricus BACA0444.
TAATTAAACTGGATAAATTACCTTGATCTGCTTCTTCTAAAGCCGTAATGTAGTCTGCTCGATCATCACGAGTAAGAATTAAAGGAAACCAACTAGCTTGGATAAATACTAAACTTGCTAAACAACGAGCAACACGACCGTTCCCGTCTTGAAATGGGTGAATTTGTGTAAATCGATGATGTAACCATGCAGCTTCAATCTCAGGAGGAACTTTTTGATCACGATGTTGGTGATGCAATGCAATTAGGACATCCATTTCAGATGCAACCTGTTCTGGAGGACAGTACTCATGAACGGAACCATCTGGTCGCAATGGATTGTTGGGTTGACGTTTCCAATCGCCTTTAATTAAAGAAACACGAAATATTTTGTCTGTAATTGGATATAACGCTTCTGTACTATCTTGACTCTGAGTTAGAAGTTGATGCAATTGTTTAATGTAGGAAGTTGATAATGTCCTCTGTCCGCCTACAAAATCAAACAATCCTTCGATCGCAGCTTCTTGGTCTTTAATAAGAGAAACCACCTGTTTGACCGGACGGTCTGTAGCTCCATGAGGAATTAGTGCTTCATTAATCCCCTGTTCAATCAGTAAACGAGTGATACCTCGATCTATCGTATACAAGCGCTCAATTATTCCAGTTTCAATTGCTATTTCTCTACGTAGCTTCTCGCTAAAAGTTTGAAACTCGCCAGATTGACGCAGACGATCTGCTTGCTCATTCCAAACAGTTACAAGCGGGGGCAACTCGGAGCTTGCCAAACTTTGCCAGTTTAACGGTAAATCTTCTATAGGTCGCCACAACATAAACGCTTGCTTATACCAACACTCAGAAAGCATTGTAGCAATACTGAACATAGACCGTCCTTCTTTGGCTCAGGCTTTTCCTATTTAGAAGATTTTTAATACTGAGAAAGGCTTTTACGGTTATGCACCCACCAGCCATCTAGCAGCACAACGACGAAGATGAGCGGTGGCATATAGCTTTTACATGAACATCACCTCCTTTTACCATCCGCTCCATCGACTTGTTATGCGGCTGACAACTTACTGGAGATCTCTATTTATTGCTGTAAACAAGCAATTCTTGCATTAATATCGTTTAAGCTGTTTTTGGGACAACAGTGTAGCCACTGACATACTTTGTGCCGTCAGGCAATGATATCCATAGCCACTCGACATCTTCATCATCACCTATTTCAACGCTAATGACGCGATTAGCTGGTACTTGAGAGGATGACACTAATGCTGGTTGAGGCGCAAACACTGTTCGCTTTTGATTATCTTCTGACATAATCATTTATCGCAGCTAAAGTATGCCCTCATTCTAGACAATTAATTATTGGTCAAGCATCCTCAGTTAAGTGGCAAATTATTAAGTATTGAAACATCTGCAAAATCTAGCAGTGGACTTAACTCTGAGCACAATCCACCAGAACTTGCCAATTATTCTTCATTCAAAGACTTACGACTGACTTGGCAACTCACACCCCACAGATGCCTCCTCAGTAAACCCTCACCGATAACTGAAGCTGCATAACTAGGTATTAGACAGAAAAATTCCGTCTAAAAGTACGATTAAGGTGTTTGGGTTGAATGTCAGGTTCACACTCCAATACTATCCATAAAAAGATTATTTTTGTTTTGATGAGTATCCATGCAAAGTTGAGTTTTGAGACTTTGCTGTGCTAACAAATCATCTCTGTTTGCTACAAATGCCTTGCAACCAACCAGGCCTGTAAGTCTGAAATATTCTGAAAGTCAAGTAGTGCTTTACCAAGTAAATCTAACTGCTCAGAAGATAAAGATTTAATCTGAGACTCAAGAGAAACATCAATAGTCCCTATTTTATAATCTAGTTGACGGATAATCATTTGCGATTCACCTTCTCTAAAAACATCTTGATAAAACCTAGTGTGGCTAAGGTCTTCTGCTTGTAGTCCGGGCATTTTGCGAATTTCCTCCAAACTTAAATCAGGAAACTTATTCCCTAATATAGCCTCAATCAAATCTAGCCATTGGGTAAAATCAGGGGTGTTGGCTACGGATTGAACGAGGCTTTGAGCAGCTTCGGCGGTTTGGGATGTCTCGATGACGATCAACTGTAATAAAGCCAGGCCTGGGGATAAATTAACGGCTGTAGCCAAATCCTCTAGATATAATTTCTGCACCTGCTGTTTTAAATACAGTCGATAGGGAACATCAACACCAAGCTCTTGTTGCCGAGAAGCCAGAATCAGTAAACCCCGCCAGGACCGGACAACTTGATATTGATGCAAATAGACATGAACCTCCGCAAAAAATCGGCCATAAAATCCTGCGTCTGGCTGCATTTGAGCTTCAATAAAAATAATCGGCAGGCCTGGGTTCCCATCAACTGCGTAAACACACCATCAATCCGATATTCCGATTCCTTAATAACCGGCGCACTATATTCAAAATCACAATTTGCTGGCAAGCCAGGGATTAATTCCGTAATCAAACGAGTCTGAAATAGAAAAATTGCATAAAACAATTTGTCTGTCCTTATTTTCTATCTCAATATGATTCAAACGAAATTGCGATTAGTTCAGATATTGGCAACCCTCAGGGCCTGGTGCAAGGCTTCACAGAGGTAGCTCAGTTGGCAGTTGGCGAATCACTGGTAACTTCTTCCACATTAGAAAAGCGAAAGACTAACCGCAGAGGCTGACCCATTTCTCGGGAAATAAACTGCTGGAGTAGTTCAACCTGATTAGGGGTCACGGGTTCCGAAGCTCGGACATCCAGATTCACCGTTGGCGGGTCGGTACTCCAATTGGTCTCCATCCGAAATAGATCCAGGCGTTGAAAGGTTAAGGTTCGATTCACTAAGGCACTGCGGATATTGGCCTCAAGGCGGTTTTGCCGAAGCAGACGACCAAAACTGATCCCTAAAGGAATAACCAAGAGGCCGGTTAAGATCACGCCAAGGGCAATCGGTCGCCGTCCTTTTTTCAGAGAGACATAACCGGAGAGCCAAAACACCACCATACAGGCAAAAGCAATACCTAAAAGGTTAGTTAAGTAGAGGAGGGTCGCCCCCCGCGCCAGGCTGAGGTTGGTTTGGGCCAGGCCCAGGCCAATGGTACAAACCGGTGGCATTAAGGCAACAGCAATGGCGACCCCCGCTAAGGTACTGGAGATTTTCGGCTGCACCAAGGCATATCCCCCCACAGCCCCAGCGGCCACCGCAATACCCAAGTCCAGCAAATTGGGTTGGGAACGGGCCATAATCTCACTGCCATAGATGGGAATGCTGGTAATTAACCCCAGGCTAGAGGAGATCACAATTGCCGTAAACGTACCAACAACAATTGCCGTACAAGCAAGGCGAAAGAGAGCTAAGTCCCCAATCAAAACCGCTAAAGCCAGGCCGCGAATCGGCATCATCAAGGGTGCAACAATCATCGCCCCAATAATCACGGCTGCACTATTACTCAACAGGCCCAGCGTAGCAATCAGACAAGAACCCACAATCAAAACCAGGTAGGAAATATCGGGATCACTCTCATGCCACAGGAGGGCGCGCAGTTGGGTTAATTCCTGACTCGAAGCTCGATTCCGGCGAAAATGAATTACTTGCTCAACCAGGCCCTGCCAATAGCGCATGAATTGACTCATTCGGAATCGCCTCAGAGAGATCAGGGAGCAGTCTAGGGACGGCTACGGGGATATTGGGTCATCAGACGGCGGACTTCTTCGGCATGGTAGGAGCTACGGGTTAAGGGGGATGAAACGACCTGTAAAAAGCCTAAGGATTCCCCTAAGGTTTGCCAGGCCTGGAACTGGGCCGGGGTAATAAATTCAGCCACGGGCAAATGCTTCGGACTGGGTTGGAGATATTGCCCCAGAGTAAGAATGTCACAATCCACGGCCCGTAAATCCTGCATCACAGCTTCAACTTCGGCGTTTGTCTCCCCCAGGCCCGCCATCATGCCCGACTTGGTATAGATCCAGGGAGCCTCCGCCCGGACACGCTTGAGTAATGCCAAAGTTCGCTGGTAATCCCCTTGGGGACGGGTTTTGCGGTACAGGCGGGGGACAGTTTCTGTGTTGTGATTCAGAACATCAGGCTGGGCCTGGAGAATTAAATCAAGGGCTTGCCAATTGCCGCACAGATCGGGAATCAACACTTCAATGGTGGTCTGGGGGGAACGCTGCCGGACTTCTTGAATACAGCGGACAAACTGACTCGCCCCACCATCCGGCAGATCATCGCGATTCACCGAAGTAATAACGACATGATTGAGATTTAGACGGCCAACCGCTTCAGCTAATCGGATCGGTTCGGTAGCATCGAGGGCCTGGGGTTTCTTCTCAAAATCAATATCACAATAGGGACAAGCACGGGTACAGGCCGGCCCCATGATCAAAAACGTAGCTGTGCCTTGATGGAAACATTCGCCAATATTAGGACAGGAGGCTTCTTCACAGACCGTATTCAGATTTAAATCGCGGAGCAAGCTTTTCACATCTCCCACCCGTTGCCATTGGGGAGCCTTGACCCGCAGCCAATCTGGTTTAACTGCCATACCGTTTCCTGTCTTAACCATCGTTCACCCTAGTTTAGCAAACTCGGTCTTTTTATAGTTTTAAGCTAAAAAATAAACCGGAGAGAGCAATCTCCCCGGCCAGTTGGGTGTTAATTATTTTCAGTCAATCCTGAGCCTTAATCCCGCCCATTCAAGGCAATCAACAGTCGCAGGATAAAGATAAACAGGTTGACATAGGTCAGGTACATGGACAAGGCCGCAGGCAGATATTGATCATCTTGATAGGTACGAGGGAGCACATAAAAGTCCACCACCGCGGCCCCCACAAACAGGATCACCCCAATTCCAGAAATGGCAATTTCGAGAAAGGTGGGCGTGAAAATCCCAAAAACAGCAAAGAGAACCTGAGCCAAAATCACCACAAACAGGGCGATAATCCCCAACTGGATCGTCTTGGTTAGGGCCATGCCATCTTTATCGGACAAATTGGAGCCAATCGGCCGGGCCGCAATAAAGGTCACGCCACAGCCAAGGGCCGCAATCCCGATGCCACCAATGCCGACCCCCTTAGTTTGGAGAGCCACAAATAATAAGCCAGCCAAGGTATAACCTGTCAGCAAACTATAAGCTGCCAAAAGAGGTAATGCTGCCGCCTTATTCCCAGACTCAGCCACACCACGAGCAACAAAGAACAAAATCAGGGAAGCAATAATCGCCACGATAAAGGTGGGCATGAATAGTTGTGGAGCCGAGGAAATGACCCCCAGGCCACCCCAGGCCCCAACCGATGTTAAAACTAAGCCACCTCCGACAAAGGGCAGGGCATTGGCAATCACACTGGGGCCAATGATGGCACTACTTTGGGCCTGGCGAATCGCGTCCCGAAAATTACTGGTACTACTCACCGCAGTTCTCCTTGGTTACGCACGACTTGGGAGTTAGATATTTTTTATTTTGCCATATTCATCTCAGCCAGGTCAGCCCGACTCCATACGGAGAACCGCCCTTCGTCAGGGTTTATTCATGGGGATTCACGCATCTTTCTTGATCTGAGGGGCTAATTGCCCTCGGGTATCTTAGACATCTCGATCAACTAAAACTGTCTCTAACCAGGCCGGTGGATCGGGGATGGGATTCCCCAGCCGGGCCAAGAGCCGCCAAGCTACCATATGCACAATCAACGCATAGATATAGGATTGGCAAAAGACTAGAACTACCGCCGTGGCCTGAATTAAGCCAAAACTGGGAATCAGCAAAATCCCCAATTGCACTAACGCCCAGTCCAAAAAGCTGGTGACTTGTTGGTTGACGTAAATCCAGAGGTTTTCCCCCAGCAACGCCGACACCACCAGGATCTGAAAGAAAAAGCCAATACTTCCTAGAACCGCTCCCCAGAATAGGGAAATGTGCCAAGGTGCTTTTCGTTTCCAGAGTCCCCCTAACACTACGCCGAGAATTCCGTGAGGCAACAGATATTGAAGACTGCGAGGCGGCCCCATCAAAACTGAGAGTAACAGGGCACTGACAATAGCCCCCATCCAGGCCGCCCGCCGATGCCACCGTAAATAAATTAGCGCTACGGGAATTGGGAAGAAAATCCTTAATAGGGGCCCCGCTGGAACATAGAAATTGATCAGCCAAATTAAAGCCGCAGCACTGGCTAAAAAGGCAGTTTCGGTAATAACCAGGGTGCGTTGAATCTGTTGACGAATCAGGGCCTGGGCATAGTCTGGATCAGAAATGGTTGCGGTACTGAGTTCTGAACCAGGCCAATCCTGATCATCCAGAAAAGAATCATCTCCATCCTCCGGCGTGGGGGGCAGGGAACTCATGGGGCAGGAATGACAAAAACCAGAGGACTTTTCAGCATTTCTCCATCTTAGACGGTTCAGCTATCCAGACCAACTCCAGGCCAAAGAGGGTCAATAGTTCCCGAGGATGCTATAGAATATGCCAGGTATAGCATTGGGTGAGGCCAAACTGGATGAGCGAAACTTACGACTTTCATCAACCTTCTGAGCACCAAGGTCATGAAGCAGACCCCTCGCCTGTGGATGCTGCCCCAGAAGTCAGTTACGCTGAACCTGCACCCTTAGCCATTGAAACTGAGCCGGGTCCAATTGCCCCCATTGCCCCAGAACCTACCCCAGCCGGGATGAGTGATGAGCAAATGCAGCAAATTCGGGAAAAACTCTACTGGCTCTTGACGGTTTTCCCAGAACAGGTCGGAAACTTCTTTGGTGAATACAAACAGCCCCTCACCACTGCGGCCATTGTTGTTGCCACGATTCCCTTTGTTGCTCTGGCCGTGGCGATTCTAGAAGTTATTGAGACCATTCCTCTCTTAGCTCCGACTTTTGAACTGATTGGGTTTGGCTTTAGCAGTTGGTTTGTCTATCGCTACTTGTTATTTGCCAAAAGCCGGAAGGAATTTGTCCAGAATATTGAGGACTACAAAAAACAAATTTTGGGGAGCATTGAACCCCCACAATCTTGAGGTCTTGGGCTGATTATCCATAAGCTTAACCCCTATCCCCGACTCAAGTGAATCTAGGCTTCGGATTGGGGATTAACCCGCTGGAGTTGCCAGAGAATTTGGTTCCCTTCTCGCCGAACTCGGGAAATTGCCCAATTGCGCCATGTCCATTCATCGCCGCGACTGGTAACTGCACTGGCATTGACATCCATCAAATCCGCAAGTTCTGAACTACTAATTAAGTACCCGGCATTGGCAATCGCATCGGCCACGTGCAAGGTTGTAATTAAGTCCACCAAATTTTGCATCCGTGGTGTAGTTGCTCCGCTGGGAAAGTTAGCTTCTGAGTAGTGGGGGAGTAATTCTGAGAGATTAGCCATCATGGTTTGTTGAACCTCATTTTTATGGCATGGTTAGTACCCCCTTTATAGCTTATCTAAAGATTTTTGTTAGGGCTTTCCTGGCCTAGTAACTAAGCCATGATTGGAGTATCTGGAACCAGCGATAAAATTGAAGCTACCGCCCCACTAATTCAGCTACAGGTAAGGATGGCCAATGGGCAAAGGCTGGCAGTTAATCCTGAGATTGAGCTTAGGTGTGATCTTGACTTTGCTCCTCAGTTGGCTTGGATTGGGCCAGGCCTGGGGAACATTCCCGATCATTCGCAGCCAAGTCAATTATTACGGCATCACCGGCAAAACCGCATCGGCCCTGCGCCAACAGATGAATCAATTGGGGCCCCTGGCTGAAAATGGCAGACGCTTTGATGCCTATACAAAATGGCACGTGGCCTGGCGGTATCGTTACGGCTCACTTGGGGGGAGTTGTCGAATGACATCTTTGACTGTCCATACTGACATCACCTACACCATGCCCCAATGGCAAAACCTTCAACAAGCACCCCGTTCACTTCAACAGCAATGGCAACGCTACTACCAGGCCCTGCAACTCCATGAAGACGGTCATGGTAATCACGGTCGTTCCGCTACCCAAGAAATTTGGCAACGTTTAAGCAACCTCACACAACCCACCTGTACTTCCATGAGTCAAATTGCCAACCAAGCAGCCCAGGGGATTATCAACCGTTACGCCCAAAAGGATATTGACTATGATCGCCAAACTGGCCATGGCCGTACCCAGGGAGCCGTTTTTCCCTAAACATAGGCAAAATTCACCCAGGAGATTTGCGAATTAAGTCAATCGCACTTAAAAAGGTAAATCATCTGGGGGTAAATCTGGTTCAACCAAGGGACGAGTTGCGGTGGCTGGTGGTGGGGGTACGGGTGCACTGGAGCGAGCAGGGGCAGCAGCAGCCACCGGGGAAGGAGAGACTGGCGTGACCGCAGATGCAGGTTTACTAGTTAGAGAAGCGGGTTCGGCCTGGCGAGTGACAATTTGGCCATCCCCCGTCAACCAATGAATCTTGCTCGCCGTCAGTTCAGCCCGCTTTTCCTTGAAGCCTTCCGGTCGTTCCCAGGTATTCATGTTCAACCGCCCTTCAATTAAGAGGCGATCTTGGAGCTTGCATTGGTCTTGCATTTGTTGAGCTAAATTACCCCAGCCAATTACCTTGAGGGTTTCGGGAGGATCTTCGGCCCGTTGCCCCGGAAACTGAACGATCATCGTGGCAATGGGAGTTTGATTATCTTGGGTATAGCGTAGTTCTGGCGGTTCAATGATTTCTGCCATTAAGACACAACTATTCATGGCCTTAAGTTCCAAGGAATCAGGAGCAAACTTAGTATAGCGTTAGGTTTGCTGGGAAAATAGCATTACCTCTGTCAGATGAAACAGGCGAAAGTTAGGAAACATTGACGGGCACAATCCTTTTGGGCTTTTAGCGTTTTTTCAATAAATCCCATCACCTTAGTCTGTCCCTTTTCTGATTCTGTGATGGCGTTCTGGGCGAGTTCTTTAAGGGTTAGGCATTTTGTGGCTTGGAGAAATTTTCTTGCCACTTGATTTCAGTCTCTATGTCTTCAAGCAGTTGCTTGGCGAGTTCATCTTGGATAGCTTCAGGAAGCTCTTTAGTGGTCTCTAGGACTTTACTGAACGGCGATGGCAACATCATAATTGACCTTTTTGAGTATAAAGCTAATTCAAAAGTTTAAAGTCAAGTTTTTGGCTAATTGCGATAACGGGGTTCCGATGCAGCAGCCATAATCCGGTATTTTGGAAGGGCGGATATTCACAATAGGCTAGGGTCAACCATGTTTTGGCAAGGCATTACCAGCAGCAGTCCAATCAAATTTGGGACTGATGGGTGGCGGGGAGTTATTGGCGCAGAGTTTACCTTTGAGCGGCTAATTCGGGCTGCCCAGGCCGCGGCCTTAGTCCTTGATACCACCTATGGCCCATCTAGCAAAAGTCAGCAAATTATTGTTGGTTATGATCGGCGGTTTCTGGCCGAAGAATTTGCCCAGGCCGTGGCGGAAACCCTGAAAGAATTGGGGTTTGATGTTCTTTTAGGGAATCAATTTGCCCCCACGCCGGCCTTTAGTTGGGCCGTTAAACAACACAAGGCGTTGGGCGCGCTGGTGATTACGGCCAGTCATAACCCCGGCATCTACTCTGGTCTGAAAGTGAAAGGGGCCTTTGCTGGTTCTGTGCCGCCGGAAGTGACCGCAAAAATTGAGGAGGAATTAACTCGTCCCCATCTCCATATCCAGGCCCGCACCGGCAGCATGACACCATTTGACCCCTGGCCAAGTTATTGCCAGGCCCTCCAGGAAAAAGTTGATCTACCGGCGATTCAAACTGCGATAAAAACCCATCACCTGACTGTTTGGGCCGATGTGATGCATGGCAGTGCTGCGGGGGGCCTGGGCCGAATTTTGGGAGAGCCAATTCAGGAACTCAATTCTGAACGAGATCCCCTTTTTGGTGGTGGCGCGCCGGAACCCATTGGCAAATATCTCCAGGCCAGTTGTGCCACAATTCGCCAGGCCGCCCAGGAAACCCAAGGGAAAACCGTTGGCTTGGTTTTTGACGGGGATGCGGATCGGATTGCGGCTATTGATGCTCAAGGGAATTTATTAACCGCCCAACAGTTAATCCCAATCTTGATTGATCACTTAACGGTGCAGCATGGCTATCGAGGCGAGGTGATTAAATCCATCAGTAGTTCTGATTTGATTCCCAAGGTGGTAGCCTTACATGGTCTCAGCCTCTATGAAACCCCAATTGGCTTTAAGTACATTGGTGATCGGATGCTTATGGGTGAAGATGTCCTTTTAGGAGGGGAAGAATCCGGTGGCATTGGCTATGGCAACCACACTCCTGAACGAGATGCCCTGTTGTCAGCACTTTATGTTTTGGAGGCGGTGGTTAAGTCGGGCCTGGATTTAGCGGCTTACTATCAGTCTCTCCAAGTCAAAACGGGGTTCACCTCCTACTACGACCGGATTGATCTGCATCTGCCAAATTTAGCCGTCAAGGATAAACTGCAACATCTCCTGGAAACCAATCCACCCCAAACCGTTTTCACAACCCCCGTTGAAAAATTACAAACCATTGATGGCTTTAAGTTCCATTTAGGGGATCACGGTTGGTTATTAATTCGGTTTAGTGGCACGGAGCCGTTATTGCGCCTCTACTGCGAAAGTACCTCCCCGGAGCAAGTACAGGCCACCCTCAATTGGACCAAGGCTTGGGCAGAAGCAGCCAGCTAAGAAATGGAAAATTCATCATGAATGTTGCTAATTATTAAGTTTCATGCAGACTTGACCAATCTGGTAGTATTTGGACACAATTGAAAGCAGTTGATTTTTTGGGTCTTAGGGCCTAGCACGTTAGTTTACCTGGGCAGTTGGGCATGGAAACACTGGAGTTTGTCATTTATCCGGATGGGCGAGTGGTGGAGCGGGTGACGGGAATTTCTGGCTCGTCTTGCGCGGAAGTGACAGCAGCCATCGAAGCGGAATTGGGCTGTGTCATCAGTCAACAACCTACCTCGGACTATTTTGCTTCCACCTTGACCCAACGCCAAGAAACGCCAGCGCAAGTTAGTTTCAGTGAGTGGTAGTTCTGCTGAATGCTTTTAGTTTGTTCATAATCTATCTTTTACCCTTGGGAAAAATCATGTCTCACTTCAGCCAAATCAAAACCCAAATTCGCAGCCTCCCGGCTCTCAAGTCGGCTTTGAATGATTTAGACCTAGCTTGGAAACCCGGCCCCCAACCCCTCCAAGGCTACCAAGGACAAACCCAAACGGCCGATGTGGTCATTCCCCAAGATAATGGCTATGGCATTGGCTTTCGCTGGAATGGGACAGAGTATGAACTGGTGGCAGATTTAGAACTTTGGAACCAGGCCTGGAGTGTTGAACGGTTTTTGGATAAAGTCAATCAACGTTATGCCTACCATGCCGTGCTCCAATCAGCCCAGGCCCAGGGATTTGCCGTCACAGAAGAAGAACAACAAAACGATGGCAGTTTGCGGTTAGTGGTTCAACGTTGGCGGGGTTAGGCTCTATGGAGCGGTCGGGCCTGGAACCGGAACTGGGGGGCCTGGTACGGCAGAAAGGGGTGTATGTGGATGAGGTCACTTGCATTGGCTGTAAACACTGCGCCCATGTGGCCCGGAATACTTTTTTTATTGAGCCAAACTACGGCCGCTCGCGGGTTGTCCGTCAAGATGGCGATAGCGAAGATCTGATCCAAGAAGCGATTGATACCTGCCCGGTAGATTGTATTCATTGGGTTGATTACACCAAGCTCAAAACCCTGGAAGCCGAGCGTGAAACCTTAATCATTCCTTTGCCTGGATTTCCGATAGACCGGGCCGCGATCCGCCGCAAAAAACGCCCCGCCTAGATTGAACTTGCGCTAGTAGGCCCCCTGTTGGAACAGGACAATGCGAAGGGTTTCAACCAGAATTTCTAAATCTAGGTTAAACGACCAGTTATCAATGTAATAGAGGTCAAGGCGGGCGGCTTCGTCAAACTGCCCAATTTTAGAGCGACCCGAAATTTGCCATAGCCCCGTAATTCCCGGTAAGACATGGTGGCGAATATGATGCCAAGAATTAAACCGTTGCACATCGCGCACAGGCAGGGGCCTGGGGCCAACTAAACTCATCTGACCGAACAAAATATTAAATAACTGAGGCAACTCATCAATACTGGTACGTCTTAACCAACGGCCGAAGGGGGTAATCCGGGGATCATCTTTAATCTTAAATAAAATCCCATCACAGGACTCATTCGCCGTTTCGAGTTCCGCTTGGCG
It encodes:
- a CDS encoding single-stranded DNA-binding protein, with amino-acid sequence MNSCVLMAEIIEPPELRYTQDNQTPIATMIVQFPGQRAEDPPETLKVIGWGNLAQQMQDQCKLQDRLLIEGRLNMNTWERPEGFKEKRAELTASKIHWLTGDGQIVTRQAEPASLTSKPASAVTPVSPSPVAAAAPARSSAPVPPPPATATRPLVEPDLPPDDLPF
- a CDS encoding ferredoxin; translated protein: MERSGLEPELGGLVRQKGVYVDEVTCIGCKHCAHVARNTFFIEPNYGRSRVVRQDGDSEDLIQEAIDTCPVDCIHWVDYTKLKTLEAERETLIIPLPGFPIDRAAIRRKKRPA
- a CDS encoding DUF1257 domain-containing protein, with amino-acid sequence MSHFSQIKTQIRSLPALKSALNDLDLAWKPGPQPLQGYQGQTQTADVVIPQDNGYGIGFRWNGTEYELVADLELWNQAWSVERFLDKVNQRYAYHAVLQSAQAQGFAVTEEEQQNDGSLRLVVQRWRG
- a CDS encoding DUF2997 domain-containing protein, whose protein sequence is METLEFVIYPDGRVVERVTGISGSSCAEVTAAIEAELGCVISQQPTSDYFASTLTQRQETPAQVSFSEW
- a CDS encoding CAAD domain-containing protein — protein: MSETYDFHQPSEHQGHEADPSPVDAAPEVSYAEPAPLAIETEPGPIAPIAPEPTPAGMSDEQMQQIREKLYWLLTVFPEQVGNFFGEYKQPLTTAAIVVATIPFVALAVAILEVIETIPLLAPTFELIGFGFSSWFVYRYLLFAKSRKEFVQNIEDYKKQILGSIEPPQS
- a CDS encoding Fic family protein, translated to MLWRPIEDLPLNWQSLASSELPPLVTVWNEQADRLRQSGEFQTFSEKLRREIAIETGIIERLYTIDRGITRLLIEQGINEALIPHGATDRPVKQVVSLIKDQEAAIEGLFDFVGGQRTLSTSYIKQLHQLLTQSQDSTEALYPITDKIFRVSLIKGDWKRQPNNPLRPDGSVHEYCPPEQVASEMDVLIALHHQHRDQKVPPEIEAAWLHHRFTQIHPFQDGNGRVARCLASLVFIQASWFPLILTRDDRADYITALEEADQGNLSSLINLFAKSQKQAFLRSLGLSEQVLSEARRTQVIISSIAEKLKQNQSASIQERCKKAERFASKLFDIASNRLQDVADEIKISVQNFVDDAQVFAISAPAGDPRSYYHRYQVVEAAKQLGYFANLRNYHTWIQLVINVEASTAVLISFHVLGHEYRGLLVCTACAYHRDNSEEGERSISDIQSLTDSPFQFSYADEEENLLERFKQWLEDVILTGLEYWNKSI
- a CDS encoding DUF4351 domain-containing protein; translation: MPGLQAEDLSHTRFYQDVFREGESQMIIRQLDYKIGTIDVSLESQIKSLSSEQLDLLGKALLDFQNISDLQAWLVARHL
- a CDS encoding DUF922 domain-containing Zn-dependent protease; the protein is MTLLLSWLGLGQAWGTFPIIRSQVNYYGITGKTASALRQQMNQLGPLAENGRRFDAYTKWHVAWRYRYGSLGGSCRMTSLTVHTDITYTMPQWQNLQQAPRSLQQQWQRYYQALQLHEDGHGNHGRSATQEIWQRLSNLTQPTCTSMSQIANQAAQGIINRYAQKDIDYDRQTGHGRTQGAVFP
- the lipA gene encoding lipoyl synthase is translated as MAVKPDWLRVKAPQWQRVGDVKSLLRDLNLNTVCEEASCPNIGECFHQGTATFLIMGPACTRACPYCDIDFEKKPQALDATEPIRLAEAVGRLNLNHVVITSVNRDDLPDGGASQFVRCIQEVRQRSPQTTIEVLIPDLCGNWQALDLILQAQPDVLNHNTETVPRLYRKTRPQGDYQRTLALLKRVRAEAPWIYTKSGMMAGLGETNAEVEAVMQDLRAVDCDILTLGQYLQPSPKHLPVAEFITPAQFQAWQTLGESLGFLQVVSSPLTRSSYHAEEVRRLMTQYPRSRP
- a CDS encoding DUF389 domain-containing protein — translated: MSQFMRYWQGLVEQVIHFRRNRASSQELTQLRALLWHESDPDISYLVLIVGSCLIATLGLLSNSAAVIIGAMIVAPLMMPIRGLALAVLIGDLALFRLACTAIVVGTFTAIVISSSLGLITSIPIYGSEIMARSQPNLLDLGIAVAAGAVGGYALVQPKISSTLAGVAIAVALMPPVCTIGLGLAQTNLSLARGATLLYLTNLLGIAFACMVVFWLSGYVSLKKGRRPIALGVILTGLLVIPLGISFGRLLRQNRLEANIRSALVNRTLTFQRLDLFRMETNWSTDPPTVNLDVRASEPVTPNQVELLQQFISREMGQPLRLVFRFSNVEEVTSDSPTAN
- a CDS encoding phosphoglucomutase/phosphomannomutase family protein; the protein is MFWQGITSSSPIKFGTDGWRGVIGAEFTFERLIRAAQAAALVLDTTYGPSSKSQQIIVGYDRRFLAEEFAQAVAETLKELGFDVLLGNQFAPTPAFSWAVKQHKALGALVITASHNPGIYSGLKVKGAFAGSVPPEVTAKIEEELTRPHLHIQARTGSMTPFDPWPSYCQALQEKVDLPAIQTAIKTHHLTVWADVMHGSAAGGLGRILGEPIQELNSERDPLFGGGAPEPIGKYLQASCATIRQAAQETQGKTVGLVFDGDADRIAAIDAQGNLLTAQQLIPILIDHLTVQHGYRGEVIKSISSSDLIPKVVALHGLSLYETPIGFKYIGDRMLMGEDVLLGGEESGGIGYGNHTPERDALLSALYVLEAVVKSGLDLAAYYQSLQVKTGFTSYYDRIDLHLPNLAVKDKLQHLLETNPPQTVFTTPVEKLQTIDGFKFHLGDHGWLLIRFSGTEPLLRLYCESTSPEQVQATLNWTKAWAEAAS
- a CDS encoding Bax inhibitor-1/YccA family protein yields the protein MSSTSNFRDAIRQAQSSAIIGPSVIANALPFVGGGLVLTSVGAWGGLGVISSAPQLFMPTFIVAIIASLILFFVARGVAESGNKAAALPLLAAYSLLTGYTLAGLLFVALQTKGVGIGGIGIAALGCGVTFIAARPIGSNLSDKDGMALTKTIQLGIIALFVVILAQVLFAVFGIFTPTFLEIAISGIGVILFVGAAVVDFYVLPRTYQDDQYLPAALSMYLTYVNLFIFILRLLIALNGRD
- a CDS encoding DUF2232 domain-containing protein, with the protein product MSSLPPTPEDGDDSFLDDQDWPGSELSTATISDPDYAQALIRQQIQRTLVITETAFLASAAALIWLINFYVPAGPLLRIFFPIPVALIYLRWHRRAAWMGAIVSALLLSVLMGPPRSLQYLLPHGILGVVLGGLWKRKAPWHISLFWGAVLGSIGFFFQILVVSALLGENLWIYVNQQVTSFLDWALVQLGILLIPSFGLIQATAVVLVFCQSYIYALIVHMVAWRLLARLGNPIPDPPAWLETVLVDRDV